From a single Lolium rigidum isolate FL_2022 chromosome 7, APGP_CSIRO_Lrig_0.1, whole genome shotgun sequence genomic region:
- the LOC124676926 gene encoding glycosyl hydrolase 5 family protein-like, with protein sequence MASSSPTPLLLGLLVVLLASARAVSVSLPALPLSTSSRWVVGADGRRVKLACANWASHLEPVAAEGLSRRGVGDIAARIVAMGFNCVRLTWPTYLATNATLSSLPLRWSLEILGLRESAAGVRVNNPALLDLPLIDVFREVVSALASNNIMVILDNQITTPGWCCSGSDGNAFFGDKYFDPGEWLKGLTLMATMFRNTKNVVGMSLRNELRGPHQNVSLWYRYMQQGAEAVHATNPNVLVILSGLDYDLDLSFLFAKQVQLSFTGKLVFEQHWYSFSDGTDWEHRNQNDACGVALESLRTKGLFLDQQGWPLFFSEIGFDMSGTHTSDNRYLTCFLSIAADMDLDWAVWALQGSYYIREGVLAYDESYGLLSWDWCTARNPSFIKRINSLQSPFQGPGLPNSQEPFNVIFHLLTGLCVLVKSGNSLELGSCDESNAWNYTSTSELVLKNTGQCLEAKSVGDIAKVGSGYAKPCSKWQLISNSRMHVSTELPKNGTRVCLDAGPEGVITTNECKCLTEDPSCNPESQWFKVILSSRGIPGETASILQLPSLGPWPAASS encoded by the exons ATGGCTTCTTCCTCTCCCACTCCgctgctcctcggcctcctcgtcgtcctcctagcGTCCGCGCGGGCCGTCTCGGTGTCGCTCCCGGCGCTGCCGCTCTCGACCTCGTCGCGGTGGGTGGTGGGCGCGGACGGGCGGCGCGTGAAGCTGGCTTGCGCGAACTGGGCGTCGCACCTGGAGCCTGTGGCGGCAGAGGGCCTGTCCCGGCGCGGCGTGGGGGACATCGCGGCGCGTATCGTGGCGATGGGGTTCAACTGCGTCAGGCTCACCTGGCCGACCTACCTCGCCACCAACGCCACGCTCTCGTCGCTGCCGCTGCGATGGTCGCTGGAGATCCTCGGCTTGCGTGAGTCCGCCGCCGGCGTACGGGTCAACAACCCCGCACTCCTCGACCTGCCCCTCATCGATGTGTTCCGG GAAGTGGTGTCAGCTTTGGCCAGCAACAATATTATGGTCATACTTGATAACCAAATAACAACTCCAGGATGGTGCTGCAGCGGATCCGATGGCAATGCCTTCTTTGGAGACAAATACTTTGACCCTGGAGAATGGTTGAAGGGCCTCACTCTAATGGCAACAATGTTTAGGAACACAAAGAATGTTGTGGGCATGAGCTTGCGGAATGAGCTCCGTGGCCCCCATCAAAATGTTAGCTTGTGGTATAG GTATATGCAACAGGGTGCTGAAGCTGTGCATGCTACGAACCCTAATGTCCTTGTTATTTTGTCGGGCCTAGATTATGACCTCGATCTCTCATTTTTGTTCGCAAAGCAAGTTCAGCTGTCGTTTACGGGAAAGTTGGTGTTCGAGCAGCATTGGTATAGTTTTTCAGATGGCACCGATTGGGAACACCGGAATCAAAATGATGCTTGTGGAGTGGCTCTCGAATCCCTAAGGACCAAAGGACTGTTCCTAGATCAACAAGGCTGGCCGTTATTTTTTTCTGAGATTGGTTTTGACATGTCTGGCACACATACTTCTGACAATCGTTATCTTACGTGCTTCTTAAGCATAGCTGCTGACATGGATTTGGACTGGGCTGTTTGGGCTCTGCAAGGGAGTTACTATATCAGAGAGGGTGTTCTAGCTTACGATGAATCATATGGATTGCTATCATGGGATTGGTGCACAGCAAGAAACCCCAGTTTCATTAAAAGGATCAATTCTCTGCAATCACCATTTCAAG GTCCTGGTCTACCGAACAGTCAAGAACCGTTCAACGTAATATTTCATCTTCTAACTGGGCTCTGTGTGTTGGTGAAATCTGGCAATTCACTCGAGCTGGGTTCATGTGATGAATCAAACGCTTGGAACTACACCTCAACATCTGAGCTAGTACTGAAGAACACTGGACAATGCCTTGAGGCGAAGTCTGTGGGTGATATTGCAAAGGTTGGGAGTGGTTACGCCAAACCATGTTCAAAGTGGCAGCTAATATCAAATTCAAGAATGCATGTTTCGACTGAACTCCCAAAAAATGGAACCAGAGTGTGTTTGGATGCCGGCCCTGAAGGTGTCATCACAACAAATGAGTGCAAGTGCCTAACCGAAGATCCATCCTGCAATCCTGAGAGCCAATGGTTCAAAGTTATATTAAGCAGTAGAGGTATACCAGGTGAGACCGCCTCCATTTTGCAGCTGCCGTCGCTTGGACCCTGGCCTGCAGCATCAAgttga
- the LOC124676927 gene encoding glycosyl hydrolase 5 family protein-like has product MAPSPQLLGLLVVLLASARAVSVSLPALPLSTSSRWVVGADGRRVKLACANWASHLEPVAAEGLSRRGVGDIAARVAEMGFNCVRLTWPTYLATNATLSSLPLRWSLELLGLRESAAGVRVNNPDLLDLPLIDVFREVVSALANHSIMVILDNQMTTPGWCCSRSDGNTFFGDKYFDPEEWLKGLSAMATMFKNTKNVVGMSLRNELRGPYQNVSLWYRYMQQGAETVHAANPNVLVILSGLDFDNTLSFLFTKKVELSFTGKLVFEQHWYGFSDGTDWDHQNQNDACGVSVESIRTKGLFLLQQGWPLFFSEIGFDMSGTHTSDNRYLTCFLSVAAEMDLDWAIWALQGSYYIREGILAYDETYGLLSWDWCTARNPSFIKRINPLQSPFQGPGLPNSKKPYNVIFHLLTGLCVLVKSANSLKLGPCDESNAWNYTSTSELILKHTGQCVEAKSVGDTAKLGAGCGKSCSKWQLISNSSMHVSTELTKNGTRVCLDASPDGVIMTNPCKCLSEDPYCNPESQWFKVILSSRGIPAEASILQLPSVGPWPATSSSSW; this is encoded by the exons ATGGCTCCCAGTCCACagctcctcggcctcctcgtcgtcctcctagcGTCCGCGCGGGCCGTCTCGGTGTCGCTCCCGGCGCTGCCGCTCTCGACCTCGTCGCGGTGGGTGGTGGGCGCGGACGGGCGGCGCGTGAAGCTGGCCTGCGCGAACTGGGCGTCGCACCTGGAGCCCGTGGCGGCGGAGGGCCTGTCCCGGCGCGGCGTGGGGGACATCGCGGCGCGCGTCGCGGAGATGGGGTTCAACTGCGTCAGGCTCACCTGGCCGACCTACCTCGCCACCAACGCCACGCTCTCGTCGCTGCCGCTGCGGTGGTCGCTGGAGCTCCTCGGCTTGCGGGAGTCCGCCGCGGGTGTACGGGTCAACAACCCCGACCTCCTCGACCTGCCTCTCATCGATGTCTTCCGG GAAGTGGTGTCAGCTTTGGCCAACCATAGTATCATGGTCATACTTGATAACCAAATGACGACTCCAGGATGGTGCTGCAGCAGATCTGATGGTAATACCTTCTTTGGAGACAAATACTTCGACCCTGAAGAATGGTTAAAGGGCCTTAGTGCAATGGCAACGAtgtttaagaacacgaagaatgtTGTGGGCATGAGCTTGCGGAATGAACTCCGTGGCCCCTATCAAAATGTTAGTTTGTGGTACAG GTATATGCAACAGGGTGCTGAAACTGTGCATGCAGCAAACCCTAATGTCCTTGTTATCTTGTCAGGCTTGGATTTTGACAATACTCTCTCCTTTTTGTTCACAAAGAAAGTTGAGCTGTCATTTACTGGAAAGTTAGTGTTCGAGCAGCATTGGTATGGTTTCTCAGATGGTACCGACTGGGATCATCAGAACCAAAATGATGCTTGTGGAGTGTCTGTCGAATCGATAAGAACTAAAGGACTGTTCCTACTTCAGCAAGGCTGGCCTCTGTTTTTCTCTGAGATTGGGTTTGACATGTCTGGCACACATACTTCTGACAATCGTTATCTCACGTGCTTCTTAAGCGTGGCAGCTGAAATGGATTTGGACTGGGCTATTTGGGCTCTGCAAGGGAGTTACTACATCAGAGAGGGTATTCTAGCTTATGATGAAACATACGGATTGCTATCATGGGATTGGTGTACAGCAAGAAACCCTAGCTTCATTAAAAGGATCAATCCTCTGCAGTCACCATTTCAAG GTCCTGGTCTACCGAACAGTAAAAAACCGTACAACGTGATATTTCATCTTCTAACCGGTCTCTGTGTGTTGGTGAAATCTGCAAATTCACTTAAGTTGGGTCCATGTGACGAATCAAACGCTTGGAACTACACCTCAACATCTGAGCTAATACTGAAGCACACTGGACAGTGTGTCGAGGCAAAGTCTGTGGGTGATACTGCAAAGCTTGGGGCAGGTTGTGGAAAATCCTGTTCAAAGTGGCAGCTAATATCGAACTCAAGTATGCATGTTTCGACTGAACTCACTAAAAATGGGACTAGAGTATGCTTGGATGCCAGCCCTGACGGTGTCATCATGACAAATCCCTGCAAGTGCCTAAGCGAAGATCCATATTGCAATCCTGAGAGTCAATGGTTCAAAGTTATACTAAGCAGTAGAGGTATACCAGCTGAGGCCTCCATTTTGCAGCTGCCGTCTGTTGGACCCTGGCCTGCAACATCAAGTTCATCATGGTAG
- the LOC124675321 gene encoding probable galactinol--sucrose galactosyltransferase 2, protein MPLVAPACASSRPPSAAASPRQMTTTRLEGRSLLVGGRELLAQSPPEVTLRAGVADAAPAAAFLGATAAAPSSRHVFSLGTISKGWRWLSLFRFKIWWMAPKMGPDAAGVPAETQMLLLETRDGPEGAVYALVLPVLDGDFRASLQGAPEDELQFCFESGDPDVQTMEAVDAVFVNSGDNPFKLIKESIKLLSKIKGTFRHIESKEIPAYLDWFGWCTWDAFYRAVNPAGIEEGLQSLREGGAPPKFLIIDDGWQEIVNEFKGVDEAPIEQTMFAERLVHLKENDKFRGEACKNLGDLVKKIKEKHGVKYVYAWHALLGYWGGVHATSDAMKKYNPKLVYPVQSPGNVANLRDVAIDSLQKFGVGIIDPVKIYEFYNDQHGYLSSVGVNGVKVDVQNVMETIGQGFGGRVALTRKYQQALEDSIARNFKGNDIISCMCHNSDNIYSAMKSAVARASEDFMPREPTLQTLHIANVAFNSLLLGEIFIPDWDMFHSKHESAEFHGAARALSGGGVYVSDKPGVHNFSVLKKLVLPDGSILRARHAGRPTCDSLFDDPVMDGKSLLKIWNVNNLSAVIGVFNCQGAGNWTWPVNDIPHVPTTVNITGRFSPSDAESLEEIAGDDWNGETAVYAFHSCNLSRLQKNQSLEVSLCTMACEIYTISPIKVFGEAVRVAPLGLLNMFNSGGALDSIASSVDSSYTVIQIKCRGPGRFGVYSSARPAICRVDAHEVEFSYSDDGLLAFDLPDGPSLSHLRNIEILYRPS, encoded by the exons ATGCCGCTCGTCGCCCCTGCCTGCGCGTCCTCCCGTCCTCCCAgcgccgccgcttccccgcggcaGATGACGACGACTCGACTCGAGGGCCGGTCCCTGCTGGTCGGCGGGCGCGAGCTCCTCGCCCAATCCCCGCCCGAGGTCACCCTACGCGCGGGAGTCGCCGACGCGGCCCCAGCCGCCGCGTTCCTCGGcgccacggcggcggcgccgtccaGCCGCCACGTGTTCTCCCTCGGCACCATCTCCAA AGGGTGGAGGTGGCTGTCCCTGTTCCGGTTCAAGATCTGGTGGATGGCCCCCAAGATGGGCCCCGACGCCGCGGGCGTGCCGGCGGAGACGCAGATGCTGCTTCTGGAGACGAGGGACGGGCCGGAGGGTGCGGTGTACGCGCTGGTGCTGCCAGTGCTCGACGGGGATTTCCGGGCCAGCCTCCAGGGAGCCCCCGAAGACGAGCTCCAGTTCTGCTTCGAGAGTG GTGATCCTGATGTGCAGACGATGGAAGCCGTTGACGCCGTGTTCGTCAACTCAGGGGATAATCCTTTCAAGCTTATCAAGGAATCTATCAA GTTACTGTCCAAGATCAAAGGAACTTTCAGGCACATAGAGAGCAAGGAG ATCCCTGCTTACTTGGATTGGTTTGGATGGTGTACATGGGACGCATTTTATAGAGCTGTTAACCCAGCGGGGATTGAGGAGGGCCTTCAAAG TTTGCGTGAAGGAGGTGCCCCACCAAAGTTTCTGATTATAGATGATGGTTGGCAAGAAATTGTGAACGAATTCAAAGGAGTGGATGAAGCTCCGATTGAACAGACTAT GTTTGCAGAGAGGCTGGTTCATCTGAAGGAGAATGATAAGTTCAGGGGAGAAGCCTGCAAGAATCTTGGGGACCTTGTGAAGAAAATCAAAGAGAAGCACGGAGTCAA GTACGTCTACGCTTGGCATGCTTTACTGGGATATTGGGGCGGCGTCCATGCAACATCCGACGCGATGAAGAAGTACAATCCAAAACTAGTTTACCCTGTCCAGTCTCCTGGCAATGTTGCAAATTTGAGGGATGTAGCCATCGACAGCTTGCAAAAATTTGGAGTGGGAATCATTGATCCGGTGAAGATATATGAATTCTACAATGATCAACACGGTTACCTTTCTAGTGTGGGTGTGAATGGTGTGAAGGTAGATGTGCAAAATGTGATGGAAACTATCGGGCAGGGCTTCGGTGGCCGTGTTGCATTAACTCGCAAGTATCAACAGGCTCTTGAGGATTCTATAGCTCGGAACTTCAAAGGAAATGACATAATAAGCtgcatgtgtcacaactcagacaACATATATAG TGCCATGAAGAGTGCAGTTGCTAGAGCATCAGAAGATTTCATGCCTCGAGAACCAACACTGCAAACTTTACACATCGCTAATGTAGCTTTCAATAGTCTTTTACTGGGAGAAATTTTCATCCCAGATTGGGATATGTTCCAT AGCAAGCATGAATCAGCAGAATTTCATGGGGCAGCTAGGGCTCTAAGTGGAGGTGGTGTTTATGTCAG TGACAAACCTGGAGTGCACAATTTCAGTGTTCTGAAAAAGCTTGTTCTACCAGATGGCTCGATCCTAAGAGCAAGGCACGCGGGTCGTCCTACTTGTGATTCCCTGTTTGATGACCCAGTCATGGATGGCAAAAG TCTGCTGAAAATATGGAATGTGAACAATTTGTCTGCTGTCATCGGAGTATTCAATTGTCAGGGAGCTGGAAACTGGACTTGGCCAGTGAATGATATTCCACATGTTCCGACCACCGTTAATATAACTGGTCGTTTCTCGCCATCAGATGCGGAGTCCCTTGAGGAGATTGCTGGTGATGATTGGAATGGAGAGACTGCAGTATATGCTTTCCATTCAT GTAATCTTTCAAGGCTTCAGAAAAACCAAAGTTTGGAGGTTTCATTGTGTACCATGGCATGTGAGATCTATACCATATCACCAATCAAG GTCTTCGGCGAAGCTGTTCGGGTTGCACCTCTTGGACTGCTCAACATGTTCAATTCTGGTGGCGCGCTCGACAGTATTGCAAGTAGTGTTGATTCTTCATACACCGTGATTCAGATCAAATGCCGAGGGCCAGGGCGATTCGGGGTGTATTCATCGGCCAGGCCGGCAATTTGTAGAGTTGATGCACATGAAGTTGAGTTCAGCTATTCAGATGATGGCCTGCTAGCCTTTGATCTCCCCGACGGGCCTTCGCTCAGCCACCTCAGAAACATTGAGATTCTGTACAGGCCCTCCTGA
- the LOC124669476 gene encoding glycosyl hydrolase 5 family protein-like, whose protein sequence is MLAEGLNKRPVGAIAADVAAMGFNCVRLTWPTFMVTNASYSSLTVEQSFQRLNLTDSLAGVRANNPDVVDMKLIDAFKSVVSSLGDNNLMVILDNHVSKPGWCCSPSDGNGFFGDGNFKPDVWVDGLSRMATTFAGVPNVVGMSLRNELRGPRQNSNDWYKYMQRGAEAVHAANPRVLVILSGLSFDNDLAFLASRQVTLSFARKAAFEVHWYSFSNGQEWAAGNPNEVCARIGASVSRRALYLLDQGWPVILSEFGVDNRGGNVNDNRYYGCAAAVAADLDLDWALWTLQGSYYLREGVLDLDEVYGVLDRAWSGPRNATALHRVQALQRPLRGPGYAEAAPYEVLFHPATGLCVVRPSLTRPLELGPCGDTEAWTYAQQDGRLTLRDSPMLCLHAEGAGRSVRLGLPCTDDRSHWHLVSDSKLHIAANVSSSSGSGTSMLCLDVGADGRSVVTNPCRCLSADSSCDPENQWFKLVTSTRSVAAREMLLSQLPLKLQSTKIRSL, encoded by the exons ATGCTGGCGGAGGGGCTGAACAAGCGCCCCGTCGGTGCCatcgccgccgacgtcgccgccATGGGGTTCAACTGCGTCAGGCTCACCTGGCCGACCTTCATGGTGACCAACGCCTCCTACTCATCCCTCACCGTCGAGCAGTCCTTCCAGCGGCTCAACCTCACCGACTCGCTCGCCGGCGTCAGGGCGAACAACCCCGACGTCGTCGACATGAAGCTCATCGACGCGTTCAAG TCCGTGGTGAGCAGCCTTGGCGACAACAACTTGATGGTGATACTGGACAACCACGTGAGCAAGCCGGGGTGGTGCTGCTCGCCGAGCGACGGCAACGGGTTCTTCGGCGACGGCAACTTCAAGCCGGACGTGTGGGTGGACGGCCTCAGCAGGATGGCCACCACGTTCGCCGGCGTCCCCAACGTCGTCGGCATGAGCCTCAGGAACGAGCTCAGAGGCCCCAGGCAGAACTCCAACGACTGGTATAA GTACATGCAGCGCGGCGCTGAGGCGGTGCACGCGGCGAACCCGCGGGTGCTGGTCATCCTCTCCGGCCTGAGCTTCGACAACGACCTGGCCTTCCTGGCCTCGCGGCAGGTGACCCTCAGCTTCGCGCGGAAGGCGGCGTTCGAGGTGCACTGGTACAGCTTCTCCAACGGCCAGGAGTGGGCGGCGGGGAACCCCAACGAGGTGTGCGCCCGCATCGGCGCCAGCGTGTCCCGCCGCGCGCTCTACCTGCTCGACCAGGGCTGGCCGGTCATCCTCAGCGAGTTCGGCGTCGACAACCGCGGCGGGAACGTCAACGACAACCGCTACTAcggctgcgccgccgccgtcgccgccgacctCGACCTGGACTGGGCGCTCTGGACGCTGCAGGGGAGCTACTACCTCCGGGAGGGCGTGCTGGACCTCGACGAGGTCTACGGCGTGCTCGACCGGGCCTGGTCCGGGCCCCGCAACGCCACCGCGCTCCACAGGGTCCAGGCCCTGCAGCGCCCGCTCAGAGGGCCTGGCTACGCGGAAGCGGCGCCGTACGAGGTGCTGTTCCACCCGGCGACGGGGTTGTGCGTGGTGCGGCCGTCGCTGACGCGGCCGCTGGAGCTGGGGCCGTGCGGCGACACGGAAGCTTGGACGTACGCGCAGCAGGACGGGCGGCTGACGCTGCGGGACAGCCCGATGCTGTGCCTCCACGCCGAGGGCGCCGGCCGGTCCGTGCGACTCGGCCTGCCGTGCACCGATGACCGGTCCCACTGGCACCTCGTGTCGGACTCCAAGCTGCACATCGCCGCCAACGTGTCCTCTTCGTCCGGCTCCGGAACCAGCATGCTCTGCCTGGACGTCGGCGCGGACGGCCGGAGCGTGGTCACCAACCCGTGCCGGTGCCTGAGCGCGGACAGCAGCTGCGACCCGGAGAACCAGTGGTTCAAGCTGGTGACCAGCACCAGGAGCGTCGCCGCCAGGGAAATGCTGCTCTCGCAGCTGCCCCTCAAGCTCCAGAGCACCAAGATTCGCTCGCTTTGA